One region of Chlamydiota bacterium genomic DNA includes:
- a CDS encoding alpha/beta fold hydrolase, protein MIWVGLVAVLALAAYLCSLTVHYVRLIRSIFLNSTISAPPQTRWEIDGEVVRFLSLDGVELKGVFVPCASGAANGTIVFAHEVGAGLNSYERYCAFLLDEGYNIFSFDFRGQHAEENEHYNPTQWASENEYYDLLGAIAYVQGRADVDPEHIGLFGVSRGATTCLCVLGRNPGVKAVVSDGAFSTMATMGSYIRRWAPIYFPRFVAPRLPKWLIVYLSFLSLKSAQRRLGLRLLSLEWSLRRNTDVPVFIIHGKKDRYIESRLAPWLYDRIRASKELWIVEGARHNEAVQLEPEEYRKRVTAFIREYL, encoded by the coding sequence ATGATCTGGGTCGGCCTCGTCGCGGTCCTGGCGCTGGCGGCCTACCTGTGTAGCCTCACGGTCCACTACGTCCGCCTGATCAGGAGCATCTTCCTCAACTCGACGATCTCGGCGCCGCCGCAGACGCGCTGGGAGATAGACGGCGAGGTGGTGAGGTTCCTCAGCCTCGACGGCGTCGAGCTCAAGGGCGTCTTCGTCCCGTGCGCCTCCGGCGCGGCGAACGGGACGATCGTCTTCGCGCACGAGGTGGGGGCGGGGCTCAACTCCTACGAGCGGTACTGCGCCTTCCTCCTCGACGAGGGGTACAACATCTTCTCCTTCGACTTCCGCGGCCAGCACGCCGAGGAGAACGAGCACTACAACCCGACCCAGTGGGCGAGCGAGAACGAGTACTACGACCTCCTGGGGGCCATCGCCTACGTGCAGGGGCGCGCCGACGTCGACCCCGAGCATATCGGCCTGTTCGGCGTCTCCCGCGGGGCCACCACCTGCCTCTGCGTGCTCGGGAGGAACCCGGGCGTCAAGGCCGTCGTCAGCGACGGGGCGTTCTCGACGATGGCGACGATGGGGAGCTATATCCGCCGATGGGCGCCGATCTACTTCCCCCGCTTCGTGGCGCCGCGACTTCCGAAATGGCTGATCGTCTATCTGAGTTTCCTCAGCCTGAAGTCGGCGCAGCGGCGGCTCGGTCTGCGGCTCCTCTCGCTCGAGTGGTCGCTCCGGAGGAACACCGACGTCCCCGTCTTCATCATCCACGGGAAGAAGGACCGCTACATCGAATCCCGCCTCGCCCCGTGGCTCTACGACCGGATCCGCGCCTCCAAGGAGCTCTGGATCGTCGAGGGGGCCCGGCACAACGAGGCGGTCCAGCTCGAGCCCGAGGAGTACCGGAAGCGGGTCACCGCCTTCATCCGCGAGTATCTCTGA
- the proB gene encoding glutamate 5-kinase, translated as MRTQLISKARRVVVKVGSNVLSDRTGHLSERVIGDLARQVAAARGGGRETVLVTSGAISAGVAQLGLASRPKLLPQLQAAAAVGQSRLMQLYAAAFRREGLEVGQILLTAEDLKARTRHLNARNTIIALLEKGVVPIINENDTVSTDEIKFGDNDTLSALVANLVAADLLVILTDTRGLMTEDPRKGKGELIREVERMTPGIETLARGAGSARGTGGMASKLRAVKMVVSSGEAAVIADGREREILCRILRGEDVGTFFHPAGAKMDGRKRWIAWFVKPRGTLIVDDGAAAALLRKGTSLLPSGIRDVLGEFRDGDTVRVTAADGREIARGLSNYSAADLRVIRGRKTGEIAGLLGHKDYDEAVHRDNLVLMGGRETGGG; from the coding sequence ATGAGAACGCAACTGATATCGAAGGCGCGCAGGGTCGTGGTCAAGGTCGGGAGCAACGTGCTCTCCGACAGGACCGGGCACCTGAGCGAGCGGGTCATCGGCGACCTGGCCCGCCAGGTCGCCGCGGCGCGAGGCGGCGGGCGCGAAACGGTCCTGGTCACCTCCGGGGCGATCTCCGCGGGCGTGGCCCAGCTGGGCCTCGCGTCGCGCCCCAAGCTGCTCCCCCAGCTCCAGGCCGCCGCCGCGGTGGGCCAGAGCCGCCTGATGCAGCTGTACGCCGCCGCCTTCCGCAGGGAGGGGCTGGAGGTCGGTCAGATCCTGCTCACCGCGGAGGATCTGAAGGCCCGCACCCGGCACCTGAACGCGCGCAACACGATCATCGCCCTGCTGGAGAAGGGGGTCGTCCCGATCATCAACGAGAACGACACCGTCTCGACCGACGAGATCAAGTTCGGCGACAACGACACCCTGTCCGCGCTCGTCGCGAATCTGGTCGCCGCCGACCTCCTGGTGATCCTCACCGACACGCGGGGCCTGATGACCGAGGACCCCCGGAAGGGGAAGGGGGAGCTCATCCGCGAGGTGGAGCGCATGACGCCCGGCATCGAAACCCTCGCCAGGGGCGCCGGGTCCGCCCGCGGCACGGGCGGGATGGCGTCCAAGCTCAGGGCGGTGAAGATGGTCGTCTCTTCGGGCGAAGCGGCGGTCATCGCCGACGGCCGGGAGCGGGAGATCCTGTGCCGCATACTGCGCGGGGAGGATGTCGGGACGTTCTTCCACCCCGCCGGGGCGAAAATGGACGGCCGGAAGCGCTGGATCGCCTGGTTCGTCAAGCCGAGGGGGACGCTGATCGTCGACGACGGCGCGGCGGCCGCCCTCCTGCGGAAGGGAACCAGCCTGCTCCCCTCCGGCATCCGGGATGTGCTCGGGGAGTTCAGGGACGGGGACACGGTGCGCGTCACCGCCGCGGACGGGCGGGAGATCGCGCGGGGGCTCTCGAACTACTCCGCCGCCGACCTCCGCGTCATCCGGGGGCGGAAGACCGGCGAGATCGCGGGCCTTCTCGGGCACAAGGACTACGACGAGGCGGTGCACCGGGACAACCTGGTGCTCATGGGGGGACGGGAGACCGGCGGGGGGTAA
- the rpmA gene encoding 50S ribosomal protein L27 codes for MAHKKGMGSSRNGRDSNSQRLGVKRFGGQDVTSGSILVRQRGTRILAGANVGRGRDDTLFALIDGVVAFTGARKKKVSVVPAS; via the coding sequence ATGGCACATAAAAAAGGGATGGGGAGTTCCCGGAACGGCCGGGACAGCAATTCGCAGCGTCTCGGCGTGAAGCGTTTCGGCGGGCAGGACGTCACGAGCGGCAGCATCCTCGTGCGCCAGCGCGGGACGCGCATCCTCGCGGGCGCGAACGTCGGGAGGGGGAGAGACGACACCCTGTTCGCGCTGATCGACGGCGTCGTCGCCTTCACGGGCGCGAGGAAGAAGAAGGTGAGCGTGGTGCCGGCATCGTGA
- the rsfS gene encoding ribosome silencing factor, producing the protein MRTPRAGKTPAAKKIALACAKAAGEKQARDIVVLDIRKVSSIADYFVICGAASDRQVKAVAEGVIDAIAALGTRCYHSDGWRDCTWIVLDFVDVIFHVFQDEARERFGIERLWGDAARVKTKTIPG; encoded by the coding sequence GTGAGAACGCCACGAGCCGGGAAGACGCCGGCCGCGAAAAAGATCGCCCTCGCGTGCGCGAAGGCCGCCGGGGAGAAGCAGGCGCGCGACATCGTCGTCCTCGACATCCGGAAGGTCTCCTCGATCGCGGACTACTTCGTGATCTGCGGCGCCGCCTCCGACCGCCAGGTGAAGGCGGTCGCCGAGGGGGTCATCGACGCGATCGCGGCGCTCGGGACGCGCTGCTACCACAGCGACGGGTGGCGGGACTGCACCTGGATCGTCCTCGATTTCGTCGACGTGATCTTCCACGTGTTCCAGGACGAGGCGCGCGAGCGGTTCGGGATAGAGCGCCTCTGGGGCGACGCCGCGCGGGTGAAGACGAAGACAATTCCCGGTTGA
- the obgE gene encoding GTPase ObgE, which yields MFIDKIKVLVKAGDGGNGCMSFRREKYVPRGGPNGGDGGGGGDVILVADKNLSTLLDFYYRPRLVAGRGEHGRGKLQTGADGDDLEVRVPPGTMVRLAPDGELLCDLTEHGQRFVAAKGGRGGRGNAHFKSATNRAPRTVTKGQPGEERTLQLELKMIADAGLVGFPNAGKSSLIAKISAARPRIAPYPFTTRQPQLGLVRLGDDRSFVAADIPGLIDGAHRNVGLGHEFLRHVERTRVLLFVLDMAAVDGHDPAAALETLERELALHQPALMQKERLVAANKMDLPDAAERLRALRARRQDYRGRIYPISALTGKGVRELVEALAKALYSKE from the coding sequence GTGTTCATAGACAAGATCAAGGTCCTGGTCAAGGCGGGCGACGGCGGGAACGGCTGCATGAGTTTCCGCCGGGAGAAATACGTCCCGCGGGGCGGTCCGAACGGCGGCGACGGCGGCGGGGGAGGGGATGTGATCCTCGTCGCGGACAAGAACCTCTCCACGCTCCTCGACTTCTACTACCGGCCGCGGCTCGTCGCAGGCCGGGGCGAGCACGGCAGGGGGAAGCTCCAGACCGGCGCGGACGGCGACGACCTCGAGGTGCGGGTGCCCCCGGGGACGATGGTGCGCCTGGCGCCCGACGGGGAGCTGCTCTGCGATCTCACGGAGCACGGGCAACGGTTCGTCGCGGCGAAGGGGGGGCGGGGAGGGCGCGGCAACGCGCACTTCAAGAGTGCCACGAACCGCGCGCCGAGGACCGTCACCAAGGGGCAGCCGGGTGAGGAGCGGACCCTCCAGCTCGAACTCAAGATGATCGCCGACGCGGGGCTCGTCGGCTTCCCGAACGCGGGCAAGTCCTCCCTCATCGCGAAGATCTCCGCCGCCCGGCCCAGGATCGCCCCGTATCCGTTCACCACCCGCCAACCGCAGCTGGGCCTCGTCCGACTGGGGGACGACCGGTCGTTCGTCGCGGCGGACATACCCGGGCTCATCGACGGGGCGCACCGGAACGTCGGGCTGGGGCACGAGTTCCTCCGGCACGTCGAACGGACGCGCGTGCTCCTGTTCGTCCTCGACATGGCGGCGGTGGACGGGCACGACCCGGCGGCGGCGCTGGAGACGCTCGAGCGCGAGCTCGCCCTGCACCAGCCCGCCCTGATGCAGAAGGAGCGGCTCGTCGCCGCGAACAAGATGGACCTCCCGGACGCGGCGGAGCGGCTGCGGGCGCTGCGGGCCAGGCGGCAAGACTACCGCGGAAGGATATACCCGATCTCGGCGCTCACCGGGAAGGGGGTGCGGGAGCTGGTCGAGGCCCTCGCGAAGGCGCTGTATTCAAAAGAATAA
- a CDS encoding arginine--tRNA ligase: MDAPGHRRDRSIRSRVEEALVRACRASAPGRVPAVILEKPRREGHGDLSTNLALLVARETGEKGRDVAERLAAALRADAGLCPSVIAKIQIAGGGFINFFLAPGAFHAALALLLSDPERFGVSVPSDPKRILVEFVSANPTGPLTVAHGRQAAVGDSIARLLGAAGHQVVREYYLNDRGKQIRLLGLSAWRRYLELFGDKAEIPEDGYRGDYLRLVAARAREREGDRWRGAAEEAAVAFFSSFAAGEILAEIRNDLDRFRVRFDRWTSETEFGATGKIEECLDLLRRNGFVRERDGAVWFESTRLGDDKDRVLVKGDGSRTYFTPDIAYHRDKFERGFDRVIDLWGPDHHGYIPRMKAAVRALGYPEDRFTPRIVQLTTLFRGKEKLSMSTRAGEFVTLREVVDEVGVDAARYFFARMRTESHLNFDLALAAERSNDNPVYYVQYVHARICSIFKRLPEKLPGFVVPPWGEAPLDRLVQREELDLIGALSEFPHMVRKAADSLEPNLLCNYLEALAAGFHRCYAAHTVISNDAALTAARLALAEGVRAVVRSGLDLLGVSAPREM; the protein is encoded by the coding sequence ATGGACGCACCAGGGCATCGCCGGGACCGCAGCATCCGGTCCCGCGTCGAGGAGGCGCTCGTCCGGGCCTGCCGCGCCTCCGCGCCTGGGCGCGTCCCCGCCGTCATCCTCGAGAAGCCCCGGCGGGAGGGGCACGGCGACCTGTCCACGAACCTCGCTCTCCTCGTCGCCCGGGAGACGGGGGAGAAGGGGCGCGACGTCGCGGAGAGGCTCGCCGCCGCGCTCCGGGCGGACGCCGGGCTCTGCCCCTCCGTCATCGCGAAGATCCAGATCGCGGGGGGCGGGTTCATCAACTTCTTCCTCGCCCCCGGGGCGTTCCACGCCGCCCTCGCCCTGCTCCTGAGCGATCCGGAGCGGTTCGGCGTCTCCGTCCCGTCGGACCCGAAGCGCATCCTCGTCGAGTTCGTGAGCGCGAACCCCACCGGCCCCCTCACGGTCGCGCACGGCAGGCAGGCGGCGGTAGGGGACAGCATCGCGCGCCTCCTCGGCGCGGCGGGACACCAAGTCGTGCGCGAGTACTACCTGAACGACCGCGGGAAGCAGATCCGCCTCCTCGGCCTCTCCGCGTGGCGGCGCTACCTGGAGCTGTTCGGCGACAAGGCGGAGATCCCCGAGGACGGCTACCGCGGCGACTACCTGCGCCTCGTCGCCGCGCGGGCGAGGGAGCGCGAGGGGGACCGGTGGCGCGGGGCGGCGGAGGAGGCGGCGGTCGCGTTCTTCTCCAGCTTCGCGGCGGGCGAGATCCTCGCGGAGATCCGGAACGACCTCGACCGGTTCCGCGTGCGCTTCGACCGGTGGACGAGCGAAACGGAGTTCGGCGCCACGGGGAAGATCGAGGAGTGCCTCGATCTCCTCCGCCGGAACGGGTTCGTCCGGGAGCGGGACGGGGCGGTCTGGTTCGAGAGCACGAGGCTGGGCGACGACAAGGACCGCGTGCTCGTCAAGGGCGACGGGTCGCGCACCTACTTCACCCCCGATATCGCCTACCACCGCGACAAGTTCGAGCGCGGTTTCGACCGCGTCATCGACCTTTGGGGTCCCGATCACCACGGCTACATCCCCCGGATGAAGGCCGCGGTCAGGGCGCTCGGCTACCCAGAGGACCGGTTCACCCCGCGCATCGTCCAGCTCACGACCCTTTTCCGCGGGAAGGAGAAGCTGTCGATGTCCACGCGCGCGGGCGAGTTCGTGACGCTGCGGGAGGTCGTCGACGAGGTGGGCGTGGACGCCGCCCGGTACTTCTTCGCCCGGATGCGCACCGAAAGCCACCTCAACTTCGACCTCGCCCTCGCCGCGGAGCGCTCCAACGACAACCCGGTCTACTACGTCCAGTACGTCCACGCGCGCATCTGCAGCATCTTCAAGCGGCTCCCGGAGAAGCTGCCGGGGTTCGTGGTGCCGCCGTGGGGCGAGGCGCCGCTCGACCGGCTCGTCCAGCGCGAGGAGCTCGACCTGATCGGCGCGCTCTCGGAGTTCCCGCACATGGTGCGGAAGGCCGCGGACTCCCTCGAGCCGAACCTGCTCTGCAACTACCTCGAGGCGCTCGCCGCCGGTTTCCACCGCTGCTACGCCGCGCACACGGTCATCTCGAACGACGCCGCCCTGACCGCCGCGCGGCTGGCCCTCGCCGAGGGGGTGCGCGCCGTCGTCCGGAGCGGCCTCGACCTCCTGGGGGTCTCGGCCCCGAGGGAGATGTAG
- a CDS encoding alpha/beta hydrolase, whose protein sequence is MDDGIALQYRDWAPRHPKGAVICVHGIRSHGAWYLGSCARLAERGYRVLFPDRRGSGLNRDAGTPGAERVARWVGDLVQFAARASVELRGKPVHLLGISWGGRIAAAAAAAGRVRVRSVVLSAPGIVALRDCSIGTKLSVATALLLNPRRDFSIPLQDPALFTDDPDERNYIEQDQFGVRRASARFLFESRKLERLGRRSLRTLRTPLLLLLAGRDRIVDNAKTQRLFEKCPAADKVLKVYPEARHTLDFDACRDEYFDDLAAWFDAHG, encoded by the coding sequence ATGGACGACGGGATCGCGCTCCAGTACCGGGACTGGGCGCCGCGGCATCCGAAAGGGGCCGTGATCTGCGTGCACGGCATCCGGAGCCACGGCGCCTGGTACCTCGGCTCCTGCGCCCGGCTCGCCGAACGCGGGTATCGGGTGCTGTTCCCCGACCGCCGCGGCTCAGGCCTCAATCGGGACGCGGGAACGCCGGGCGCCGAGCGGGTCGCGCGGTGGGTGGGGGACCTGGTGCAATTCGCCGCGCGCGCGTCCGTGGAACTGCGGGGGAAACCGGTGCACCTGCTCGGCATCTCGTGGGGCGGGCGCATCGCCGCGGCGGCGGCCGCGGCGGGGCGCGTCCGGGTGCGCAGCGTCGTCCTCTCCGCCCCCGGCATCGTCGCCTTGCGGGACTGCAGCATCGGCACGAAGCTCTCCGTCGCCACCGCGCTCCTCCTGAACCCGCGCCGCGACTTTTCGATACCGCTGCAGGACCCGGCCCTCTTCACCGACGACCCCGACGAGCGCAACTACATCGAGCAGGACCAGTTCGGGGTCCGGCGCGCGAGCGCGCGGTTTCTTTTCGAGAGCAGGAAACTCGAGCGCCTCGGGCGCCGGTCGCTGCGGACGCTGCGGACCCCGCTCCTGCTGCTCCTCGCGGGGCGCGACCGGATCGTGGACAACGCGAAGACGCAACGCCTCTTCGAGAAGTGCCCGGCCGCGGACAAGGTCTTGAAGGTGTACCCCGAGGCCCGGCACACGCTCGACTTCGACGCGTGCCGCGACGAGTATTTCGACGACCTCGCGGCCTGGTTCGACGCGCACGGATAG
- a CDS encoding glutamate-5-semialdehyde dehydrogenase: protein MRAIRNYVEDLGRRARAAAAALARLSTEAKNAALLAMAEAVVREAASLEAANRLDLEAAERAGVSPAVRQRLRLDGAALAGIRDGLRQVAALPDPVGELLGEWERPNGLRISKVRVPIGVIAMIYEARPNVTPDAAALCVKSGNAVILRGGREALRSNIALARLLRETSAASGLPADSIQLVERPEHEAVDELLTLNEWIDLVIPRGGEALIRKVVERSTIPVIKHYRGVCHVYVDRSAELEMAERIVVNAKAQKPAVCNAAETLLVHEEIAPAFLPRLAPLLAARGVELRGDAAARAIVPEMAEATGSDWGREYLDLILAVRVVKDLDEAEAHIARYGSQHSDAIVAEDREAAERFLREVDSSAVFWNASTRFNDGGQFGMGAEIGISTDRIHARGPMALPELTIYKYVVRGAGQVRD, encoded by the coding sequence ATGCGCGCGATCAGGAACTATGTCGAGGATCTCGGGCGCAGGGCCCGCGCGGCGGCCGCGGCGCTCGCCCGCCTCTCCACGGAGGCCAAGAACGCCGCGCTCCTGGCGATGGCCGAAGCCGTCGTGCGCGAGGCGGCGTCGCTGGAAGCCGCCAACCGGCTCGACCTCGAGGCGGCGGAGCGGGCGGGGGTTTCGCCCGCCGTCCGCCAGCGCCTCCGGCTGGACGGCGCCGCGCTCGCCGGGATCCGGGACGGCCTGCGGCAGGTGGCCGCGCTTCCCGACCCGGTGGGGGAGCTGCTCGGGGAGTGGGAGCGGCCGAACGGCCTCCGGATCAGCAAGGTGCGGGTCCCGATCGGCGTGATCGCCATGATCTACGAGGCGCGCCCCAACGTGACGCCCGACGCGGCGGCGCTCTGCGTCAAGTCCGGCAACGCGGTGATCCTGCGCGGCGGCCGCGAGGCCCTGCGCTCCAACATCGCCCTCGCCCGGCTGCTCCGGGAAACCTCCGCGGCGAGTGGGCTCCCGGCGGACTCGATCCAGCTCGTCGAGAGGCCGGAGCACGAGGCGGTGGACGAGCTGCTCACGCTGAACGAATGGATCGATCTCGTGATACCGCGGGGCGGCGAGGCGTTGATACGGAAGGTCGTCGAGCGCTCGACCATCCCGGTCATCAAGCACTACCGCGGCGTCTGCCACGTCTACGTGGACCGAAGCGCCGAGCTCGAAATGGCCGAGCGGATCGTCGTCAACGCCAAGGCGCAGAAGCCCGCGGTCTGCAACGCCGCCGAGACGCTTCTCGTCCACGAAGAGATCGCCCCCGCGTTCCTCCCGCGCCTCGCCCCCCTCCTCGCCGCGCGCGGGGTGGAGCTGCGGGGGGACGCCGCGGCGCGGGCGATCGTCCCCGAAATGGCGGAGGCGACCGGCTCCGACTGGGGGCGGGAGTATCTCGACCTCATCCTGGCGGTCAGGGTGGTGAAAGACCTCGACGAGGCGGAGGCCCACATCGCCCGGTACGGCTCGCAGCACTCCGACGCCATCGTGGCGGAGGACCGCGAGGCCGCCGAGCGCTTCCTGCGCGAGGTGGACTCGTCCGCCGTCTTCTGGAACGCGTCGACGCGCTTCAACGACGGCGGCCAGTTCGGGATGGGCGCCGAGATCGGGATCAGCACCGACCGGATCCACGCCCGGGGGCCGATGGCCCTCCCCGAGCTGACCATCTACAAGTACGTGGTGCGCGGGGCGGGGCAGGTGAGGGACTGA
- the nadD gene encoding nicotinate (nicotinamide) nucleotide adenylyltransferase produces MGGSFDPIHLGHLIVAERAREALGADRVLFIPCNIPPHKDAAGLTSGRHRLRMIELAAAGNPRFRASDIELRRGGVSYTVETIEELRNLHGRGAKLWFIIGADSLRELTTWRDYRRLLRLCTVVTAGRPGVALDRWRGARGAFGGREIARLKKHFLDAPLIGISSSEIRRRRQAGMSIRYLVPPAVERYIAAHGLYGGAAERGRVRCRAARTR; encoded by the coding sequence ATGGGCGGCTCGTTCGACCCGATCCATCTCGGGCACCTGATCGTCGCCGAGCGGGCGAGGGAGGCGCTCGGGGCGGACCGGGTGCTGTTCATCCCGTGCAACATCCCGCCGCACAAGGACGCCGCCGGGCTCACGAGCGGGCGGCACCGGCTGCGCATGATCGAGCTCGCGGCGGCGGGCAACCCGAGATTCCGCGCCTCCGACATCGAGCTGCGCCGCGGGGGGGTGTCGTACACGGTGGAGACGATCGAGGAGCTGCGGAACCTCCACGGCCGGGGGGCGAAACTCTGGTTCATCATCGGCGCCGACAGTTTGCGGGAACTGACCACCTGGCGCGACTACCGGCGCCTGCTCCGTCTCTGCACGGTGGTGACCGCGGGGCGGCCCGGCGTTGCGCTCGACCGGTGGCGCGGGGCGCGGGGCGCGTTCGGCGGCCGGGAGATCGCGCGGCTCAAGAAGCATTTCCTCGACGCGCCGCTGATCGGCATATCCTCCTCGGAGATACGCCGGCGGCGGCAGGCGGGGATGAGCATACGCTATCTCGTTCCCCCCGCGGTGGAGCGCTACATCGCCGCCCACGGCCTGTACGGGGGGGCTGCGGAGAGGGGGCGCGTCAGATGCCGCGCCGCGCGAACGCGCTGA
- the rplU gene encoding 50S ribosomal protein L21 yields MFAIIESGSKQYKVSEGDRIEIYALGLEPGKEIEFKEVLLVADGKKVLVGRPVVEGAKVVGTAEGEKKGPKLFPLQRRRRKNSQRRIGHRQKMSVVRISSIVVA; encoded by the coding sequence ATGTTTGCTATCATAGAGTCCGGATCGAAGCAGTACAAGGTGTCCGAAGGGGACAGGATCGAGATCTACGCCCTCGGCCTCGAACCCGGCAAGGAGATCGAGTTCAAGGAGGTGCTCCTCGTCGCCGACGGGAAGAAGGTGCTCGTCGGCCGCCCGGTCGTCGAGGGGGCGAAGGTCGTCGGGACCGCCGAGGGGGAGAAGAAAGGGCCGAAGCTCTTCCCCCTCCAGCGGAGGCGCCGGAAGAACTCGCAGCGCCGCATCGGCCACCGCCAGAAGATGAGCGTGGTCAGGATCAGCAGCATCGTCGTCGCATAG
- a CDS encoding NAD-dependent epimerase/dehydratase family protein, with amino-acid sequence MTRRTEMQALVTGAAGCVGSALAELLKARGHEVRALVREGSDTAFLKTLDVELTRGDLGDRPSLDAAVRGVDAVFHCAALVGDWVSLDEMRRVNVEGLGRLLEASAAAGVRRFIYMSSMVVLGADRQDNLDETAPYVFTGDNYNTTKIEAEKLLMEFAAAHKLAVTVVRAPYVYGPRDRQMFPRILQYLARGKYAYIGGGDVPFTLVYSGNLAEGLLKAARNPAAAGKVYNITDGAPVTRRQLIERMADELGLPRPKKNVPYPVAVAVCALCEAAAKLFRLKTPPILNRFRLKFMTAHLTFDISKARRELGYEPRIPFDRALKETVAWFKANGKTR; translated from the coding sequence ATGACAAGGAGAACGGAGATGCAGGCATTGGTGACGGGGGCGGCCGGGTGCGTGGGGAGCGCCCTGGCGGAGCTGTTGAAGGCCCGGGGGCACGAGGTGCGGGCGCTCGTGCGCGAGGGGAGCGACACCGCGTTCCTGAAAACGCTCGACGTGGAACTGACCCGCGGCGACCTCGGCGACCGCCCCTCCCTCGACGCGGCGGTGCGGGGCGTGGACGCGGTCTTCCACTGCGCGGCGCTGGTGGGCGACTGGGTGAGCCTCGATGAGATGCGGCGGGTGAACGTCGAGGGGCTGGGGCGGCTTCTCGAGGCCTCGGCGGCGGCGGGCGTGCGGCGCTTCATATATATGAGCTCGATGGTGGTCCTCGGGGCGGACAGGCAGGACAACCTCGACGAGACCGCCCCGTACGTCTTCACCGGCGACAACTACAACACCACGAAGATCGAGGCGGAGAAACTGCTGATGGAGTTCGCCGCCGCGCACAAGCTCGCCGTCACGGTGGTCAGGGCCCCGTACGTCTACGGTCCCCGGGACCGGCAGATGTTTCCCCGCATCCTTCAGTACCTCGCCCGGGGGAAGTACGCCTACATCGGCGGCGGCGACGTCCCGTTCACGCTCGTCTACTCCGGGAACCTCGCCGAGGGGCTCCTCAAGGCCGCTCGGAACCCCGCGGCGGCCGGGAAGGTCTACAACATCACCGACGGCGCCCCGGTGACCCGCCGGCAGCTGATCGAGCGGATGGCGGACGAGCTCGGCCTCCCGCGGCCGAAGAAAAATGTCCCGTACCCGGTCGCCGTCGCCGTCTGCGCCCTCTGCGAGGCGGCGGCGAAACTGTTCCGGCTGAAGACCCCGCCGATCCTCAACCGTTTCCGGCTGAAGTTCATGACGGCGCATCTCACCTTCGACATCTCCAAAGCCCGCCGCGAGCTCGGCTACGAGCCGCGGATCCCGTTCGACCGGGCGCTGAAGGAGACGGTGGCCTGGTTCAAGGCGAACGGAAAGACGAGGTGA
- a CDS encoding NAD-dependent epimerase/dehydratase family protein, producing the protein MILVTGANGYVGAHLVARLREEGAAVRALVRRGCSGAEAECLRKTGAELVEADLEEAGPLAAALDRAETVVHLLGSIERPRRGGYRGMHTAKTALLARAFRAEVDARRRRGGSGRGRVVYLSALGASPNAANLYARTKGEAEEELRRSGLDWVSVRSSLIFGRETGRRDSKIVRKLARLAASGRAVPLVGGGRNRIQPIYIADLVSCLRAAILADGPLREIWEAGGPAQLMLRDVALTLMRLFGNPNGIAAVPFPVAYLLALCARAVRAEKTLNLEQVRMSRRDAVCAANRAPAACGGRLVSFEEGMARTISRFGREALLGGEGR; encoded by the coding sequence ATGATCCTTGTCACCGGGGCGAACGGCTACGTGGGCGCGCACCTCGTCGCGCGCCTCCGCGAGGAGGGGGCGGCGGTCCGCGCGCTCGTGCGGAGGGGCTGTTCCGGCGCCGAGGCGGAGTGTCTGCGGAAGACGGGCGCGGAGCTGGTCGAGGCCGACCTCGAGGAGGCCGGCCCCCTGGCCGCCGCGCTGGACCGGGCGGAGACGGTCGTGCACCTCCTCGGGAGCATCGAGCGTCCCCGGCGGGGCGGCTACCGGGGGATGCACACCGCCAAGACGGCGCTGCTCGCGCGAGCGTTCCGCGCGGAGGTCGACGCCCGGCGGCGGCGGGGCGGGTCCGGGCGCGGGCGGGTGGTGTACCTGAGCGCCCTCGGCGCCTCGCCAAACGCCGCGAACCTCTACGCCCGCACGAAGGGGGAGGCGGAGGAGGAGCTCAGGCGTTCGGGGCTCGACTGGGTGAGCGTGCGGTCGTCGCTCATCTTCGGGAGGGAGACGGGGAGGCGCGACAGCAAGATCGTGCGCAAGCTCGCCCGCCTCGCGGCCTCGGGGCGCGCGGTGCCGCTCGTCGGCGGGGGGAGGAACCGGATCCAGCCGATCTACATCGCCGACCTCGTCTCCTGTCTCCGGGCGGCGATCCTGGCCGACGGCCCGCTCCGCGAGATTTGGGAAGCGGGCGGGCCCGCGCAGCTCATGCTCCGCGACGTGGCCCTCACGCTGATGCGGCTCTTCGGTAATCCGAACGGGATCGCCGCGGTCCCGTTCCCGGTGGCGTACCTGCTGGCCCTGTGCGCGCGCGCCGTGCGCGCGGAGAAGACGCTGAACCTCGAACAGGTGCGAATGTCCCGCCGCGACGCGGTCTGCGCCGCCAACCGCGCCCCCGCGGCCTGCGGCGGGCGCCTTGTCTCGTTCGAGGAGGGGATGGCGCGGACGATTTCGCGTTTCGGGCGCGAAGCGCTCCTGGGGGGGGAGGGGAGATGA